In a single window of the Pirellulales bacterium genome:
- a CDS encoding mechanosensitive ion channel domain-containing protein: protein MEDVLAKRKDIAGQVDALGAQSGEHAASADGVEVSTTEDELEFLQTLDGVYAQQQVRLEQQQELQAELKKSEADLEAFRKFGPTEAKPYSFLLLEDLRDELAAAEDHDDAFNADIKPAGQLLQAAQSHFDQAEKDRRRVQEELAENKNTEHTSMLTAALQLAQRGSQIAKELIVVRRLEVDVRSLRRDVGAVRKTHLVEKIDSIGKNVRFTRQDVQDRLKDLTTSAADLEAKVKAAHAHFRQSESEQITAVKLLHDQNAPQATIDLAGESWRVARDALQLELSLLNERLADNKRLHHYWECRFAVESSAAKPTEIEEWSESLGDMLDEISDNERSLEQRIETTRIEQAKLVERMRDNEDPAVKQWGDFQCAQWQRLREVCETHLVQLKVNKRWSGRFREELQAKLQPQHAQSWWTLADEQAISIWSYEVVTVNDLPITVGKIVSLVVYLVLSILSAKVLSRLLGRRLLPRLGLNEGASHAVQAIAFYSLAVLFGVLSFQVVHVPLAAFAFLGGAVAIAIGFGSQDIANNFMSGIIILAEQPIRVGDIVVVDGVQGTVNHIGPRSTRLKTDSNHELIVPNSKLLSDKVTNLTLSDSLIQTTVTVTLPLKMTVREAKQLLLSAALSQSMVLHKPIPIVLFKQFGASSMDFELHFWLQLEDEMQAAIAQSEVREAINDLFLQHDAQPAIDNVSSALPNRSKAA, encoded by the coding sequence TTGGAAGACGTTCTTGCCAAGCGCAAGGACATCGCCGGGCAAGTCGATGCCCTGGGCGCACAATCCGGCGAACATGCCGCAAGTGCGGACGGTGTCGAAGTCTCGACCACGGAAGACGAGTTGGAATTTCTGCAAACGCTCGACGGTGTCTATGCCCAGCAGCAGGTTCGACTAGAGCAACAACAAGAGTTGCAGGCCGAACTGAAGAAATCCGAGGCAGACCTGGAAGCATTCCGCAAATTTGGTCCAACCGAAGCCAAGCCGTATTCGTTCCTGCTGCTCGAGGATCTGCGCGACGAACTTGCCGCCGCCGAAGATCATGACGACGCCTTCAATGCCGATATCAAGCCGGCCGGACAGCTCTTGCAAGCGGCTCAGAGCCATTTCGACCAGGCGGAAAAAGATCGTCGCCGGGTACAGGAAGAACTCGCTGAGAACAAGAATACCGAGCACACCAGCATGCTCACCGCGGCGCTGCAATTGGCACAACGCGGAAGCCAGATCGCTAAGGAGCTGATCGTCGTCCGACGACTCGAAGTCGACGTTCGCTCTCTGCGGCGCGACGTGGGCGCAGTGCGCAAGACGCATTTGGTAGAAAAAATCGACAGCATCGGCAAAAATGTGCGGTTCACTCGGCAGGACGTGCAAGACCGCCTCAAAGATTTGACGACCTCCGCGGCCGACCTGGAAGCAAAGGTCAAGGCGGCCCACGCTCATTTCCGGCAGTCCGAGTCGGAGCAAATCACGGCCGTCAAACTGTTGCACGATCAAAACGCTCCCCAGGCGACCATCGATCTGGCGGGCGAGTCGTGGCGCGTGGCGCGCGACGCTTTGCAGCTCGAGCTGTCGCTCCTCAACGAGCGCCTTGCCGACAATAAGCGACTGCACCACTACTGGGAATGTCGTTTTGCGGTCGAAAGCAGCGCGGCCAAGCCCACCGAAATCGAGGAATGGAGCGAGAGTCTCGGCGACATGTTGGACGAGATCAGCGACAACGAGCGCTCGCTCGAGCAGCGCATCGAGACGACCCGCATCGAGCAGGCCAAGCTCGTCGAACGGATGCGGGACAACGAAGACCCGGCGGTGAAACAATGGGGAGATTTCCAATGCGCCCAATGGCAGCGGCTGCGCGAAGTGTGTGAGACGCACCTGGTACAGCTCAAAGTCAACAAGCGGTGGTCCGGCCGCTTTCGTGAAGAATTGCAGGCCAAACTTCAGCCCCAGCACGCACAGTCCTGGTGGACCTTGGCCGACGAGCAAGCCATTTCCATATGGTCTTACGAGGTGGTAACGGTCAATGATCTACCGATCACCGTCGGCAAGATCGTCTCGCTGGTTGTCTACCTCGTGCTCAGCATCCTATCGGCAAAAGTTTTGAGTAGGCTGCTGGGCCGGCGGCTGCTGCCACGACTGGGATTGAACGAAGGCGCCTCGCACGCGGTCCAAGCGATTGCGTTTTACTCGCTGGCGGTTTTGTTCGGCGTGTTGTCATTTCAAGTGGTCCATGTTCCACTGGCGGCATTTGCTTTCCTGGGTGGGGCCGTGGCAATCGCCATTGGCTTCGGCAGCCAGGACATCGCCAACAACTTTATGAGCGGCATCATCATCCTGGCGGAACAACCGATCCGCGTTGGTGACATCGTCGTGGTCGACGGCGTGCAGGGCACGGTCAATCATATCGGACCGCGCAGCACGCGGCTCAAAACCGACTCGAATCACGAATTGATCGTGCCTAACAGCAAGCTTTTGTCGGACAAAGTGACGAATCTGACGCTGTCGGACTCGCTGATACAAACGACGGTCACTGTCACACTGCCATTGAAAATGACCGTCCGCGAGGCGAAGCAACTGCTGCTCTCGGCTGCCTTGTCGCAGTCGATGGTTTTGCACAAGCCAATA
- a CDS encoding class I SAM-dependent methyltransferase, with protein sequence MQKWKTYFYLCAMQSRWLSAFLIKVGRSGRDALRTPDPEAGDSSRWAFLAELSELARYAMIVGYVRRLRPGGSVLDVGSSNGVLANELQGDVSHYYGIERDPASVETAQQRAISVADFSVADANTFSTSEKYDVIVFNETIYYLNDPVNVLRRYSGFLKPGGIIIVSNYVAKHLLRMSNEFAQNFHIVDQTTVINALGCGWVIQVIQPASAAN encoded by the coding sequence ATGCAAAAGTGGAAAACGTACTTCTACCTTTGCGCGATGCAAAGCCGCTGGCTATCTGCATTCTTGATCAAGGTCGGTCGCAGTGGCCGTGACGCCCTGCGGACCCCGGATCCGGAAGCGGGGGACAGCTCGCGCTGGGCGTTTTTAGCCGAGCTCAGCGAGCTGGCGCGTTACGCGATGATTGTGGGATACGTGCGTCGCCTTCGGCCTGGTGGATCTGTCCTGGATGTTGGTTCCAGCAACGGTGTGCTGGCCAACGAGTTGCAGGGTGATGTAAGTCACTACTACGGCATCGAGCGCGATCCGGCCAGCGTCGAGACGGCCCAACAGCGCGCGATTTCCGTGGCTGATTTTAGCGTCGCAGACGCTAACACGTTCTCGACCAGTGAAAAGTACGACGTGATCGTCTTCAACGAAACGATCTACTATCTCAACGACCCGGTGAATGTCTTGCGTCGTTACTCTGGTTTTCTGAAGCCGGGCGGAATCATTATCGTCTCGAACTACGTTGCCAAGCATTTGCTGCGCATGTCGAACGAGTTTGCGCAGAACTTTCACATCGTCGATCAAACGACGGTCATCAACGCCTTGGGATGCGGGTGGGTAATTCAAGTTATCCAGCCGGCGTCGGCAGCAAACTGA
- a CDS encoding glycosyltransferase translates to MSASSTSRQTISVVIPTYNRAELVVDAIESALLQTRVPDEIIVVDDGSTDDTLSALKRFRASVRIIAQPNRGRSAARNAGLCAARGDLIVFLDSDDLLTADSLERRARILEMTPEVDVVYGDMYIINAAGQRVGVHRDYMPGPRPSGFIFAELALRCFILMPAMIRRTALGEHRFDERLSQAEDYDLWRRVAAGSHFRYVERPVACYRIHDTNTITAQPQRMQECELEVQSRFFAMPAFGQLSRQEQSRVYRSHGAKRAALGHVGVARHFFARAVRKSPSSAASHALLLSSVLAPRMLRRMILERRRVTRKHLSQEAGPSPADHQATDISVQPVVTS, encoded by the coding sequence ATGAGCGCCAGCAGCACGTCACGACAAACGATCAGCGTTGTTATTCCTACGTACAACCGCGCCGAATTGGTTGTCGACGCCATCGAAAGCGCATTGCTCCAGACGCGCGTGCCGGACGAGATTATCGTCGTCGACGACGGCTCGACCGATGATACGCTCTCTGCACTGAAACGGTTTAGGGCGTCCGTCAGGATCATCGCGCAGCCGAACCGCGGTCGCTCGGCGGCTCGCAATGCCGGGCTGTGTGCGGCCCGCGGCGATCTCATTGTCTTTTTGGATTCGGACGACCTGCTTACCGCAGATAGTCTGGAGCGCCGCGCTCGGATTCTCGAGATGACGCCCGAAGTCGACGTCGTCTATGGCGACATGTATATCATCAACGCCGCAGGGCAGCGCGTAGGGGTACACAGGGACTACATGCCAGGCCCCCGCCCGTCGGGATTCATTTTCGCAGAGCTTGCGCTGCGGTGCTTCATCCTCATGCCCGCCATGATACGGCGCACGGCGCTAGGCGAGCATCGCTTCGACGAACGGTTGAGCCAGGCCGAAGATTATGACCTGTGGCGTCGGGTGGCAGCGGGCAGTCATTTTCGCTACGTGGAGAGGCCCGTCGCCTGCTACCGCATCCACGATACCAATACGATTACTGCCCAACCCCAGCGGATGCAGGAATGCGAGTTGGAGGTGCAATCGCGGTTCTTTGCCATGCCCGCCTTTGGCCAACTCAGCCGGCAGGAGCAGTCGCGTGTCTATCGTTCTCACGGTGCCAAGCGAGCGGCACTGGGTCACGTAGGCGTGGCACGCCACTTTTTTGCTCGGGCCGTGCGCAAGTCGCCGTCGTCTGCCGCGAGCCATGCGCTGCTGCTATCGAGTGTTCTTGCTCCGCGCATGCTGCGGCGCATGATCCTGGAACGCCGCCGCGTGACCAGAAAGCATCTGAGTCAAGAGGCCGGACCATCCCCGGCCGATCATCAGGCCACGGATATCTCGGTCCAACCGGTTGTCACCTCCTAA
- a CDS encoding polysaccharide biosynthesis/export family protein — protein sequence MPRFLQNWRSMLVLAAAAGAIIACVLLMMQPSENGRPAPFRSAKTAAVRPPVSTISNVGMRATAAPTPPLQPIVWTNESPDSATDVVSVPESAPAPESPIEARQETGAIGIVKTPEAAPESQSTISMPPTGEPVPVPQPLGPLPEDDDLKVLTGGPYAYDAAAGQYGAGAAPVAAWPGENDCPPVPNFRCGVKCQPGGSCYELNWKAMRPIPWQIFAQGEYIGPHRLRHVPEYRMRVDDQILLIFRLTTVPSVEPYVLAVGDELDVESLTNADVDHHVIVQPDGRITLRMLGQVRVAGRTVASVRQDLEKQYEKFIREPTITVTPTKLNSKVLELRATIDARQGFGGQQREVRVTPEGTIQLPGLGSVPAQGLTLSELKREIDVRYKLLVHGFEVTPILTNRAPRYIYVVGEVTQPGRYELLAPTTAMQSIALAGGWKVGGNLAHVVVFRRDDCWQLMATVLEIHLPLFGKSACPADEIWLRDSDIIVVPKRPIKVVDDAIELVFTRGLYGVIPFQFAMYHGLSGVGGTTGN from the coding sequence ATGCCTCGTTTCTTGCAGAATTGGCGGTCGATGTTGGTGCTGGCCGCCGCCGCGGGGGCGATCATCGCGTGCGTCCTGTTGATGATGCAGCCCTCGGAAAATGGCCGACCTGCGCCGTTCCGCTCGGCAAAAACCGCCGCGGTCAGGCCGCCGGTGTCCACAATTTCCAACGTCGGCATGCGGGCGACGGCCGCGCCGACACCACCGCTGCAGCCGATCGTTTGGACCAACGAGAGTCCCGATAGCGCAACCGATGTCGTCTCGGTGCCCGAATCGGCACCAGCGCCCGAGTCTCCCATTGAGGCACGTCAGGAGACGGGAGCGATCGGCATTGTCAAAACTCCCGAGGCCGCTCCGGAATCGCAATCGACGATTTCGATGCCGCCAACGGGCGAACCGGTGCCCGTACCACAGCCGCTCGGGCCACTGCCCGAGGACGACGATCTGAAAGTCCTCACCGGCGGTCCCTACGCCTACGACGCGGCTGCCGGGCAATATGGCGCGGGAGCCGCTCCGGTTGCCGCCTGGCCCGGTGAAAATGATTGCCCGCCCGTGCCGAACTTTCGTTGCGGCGTGAAGTGTCAGCCCGGGGGATCGTGCTACGAGTTGAACTGGAAGGCCATGCGGCCGATCCCGTGGCAGATCTTCGCTCAAGGCGAGTACATCGGCCCGCATCGATTGCGGCACGTGCCGGAATACCGCATGCGCGTCGACGATCAGATCCTGCTGATCTTCCGACTGACGACCGTCCCGTCGGTCGAACCGTATGTCTTGGCGGTTGGCGACGAGTTGGATGTCGAGTCGTTGACCAACGCCGACGTGGATCATCATGTCATTGTCCAGCCCGACGGTCGTATCACGTTGCGGATGCTGGGCCAGGTTCGCGTCGCAGGGCGTACGGTGGCGTCCGTCCGTCAAGATCTGGAAAAGCAATACGAGAAGTTCATCCGCGAGCCTACGATCACGGTCACTCCGACCAAGCTCAACTCGAAGGTGCTTGAGTTGCGCGCCACGATCGACGCTCGACAGGGATTCGGCGGTCAGCAGCGAGAGGTCCGAGTCACACCCGAAGGCACCATCCAACTGCCCGGTCTTGGCTCAGTGCCTGCCCAGGGTCTGACTCTTTCCGAGCTGAAGCGCGAGATCGACGTGCGCTATAAGCTGCTGGTACACGGATTTGAAGTGACGCCGATTCTGACCAACCGCGCACCGCGCTATATCTACGTGGTGGGCGAGGTGACACAGCCGGGCCGCTACGAACTGCTGGCGCCGACCACTGCCATGCAATCCATCGCCTTGGCCGGTGGTTGGAAGGTGGGCGGCAATCTGGCGCACGTGGTAGTATTTCGCCGCGACGATTGTTGGCAACTGATGGCCACGGTGCTCGAGATTCACCTGCCGCTATTCGGCAAGAGCGCTTGCCCGGCGGACGAAATCTGGCTGCGCGATTCGGATATCATCGTCGTGCCCAAACGCCCGATCAAGGTGGTCGACGACGCCATCGAACTGGTCTTCACGCGCGGTCTGTACGGCGTGATTCCGTTCCAGTTTGCCATGTATCACGGCTTGAGCGGAGTAGGCGGAACGACGGGGAACTAG
- a CDS encoding WecB/TagA/CpsF family glycosyltransferase: protein MINTQVSMFGCRIDALRMPQAVERVFEWITAASGQCRYVVTPNVDHVVQLQHDERLRRAYDDASLVIADGMPVVWASRLLRRPLPERITGADLVPALFSAAPTDSRLKVYLLGAGPGVADRAATKIVSRWPAVEICGSYSPPFGFEKDPAENEAILARISAARPDVLVVGLGAPKQELWVHAHQHKIDASVALCVGATIDFLAAEKKRAPLWMRRTGLEWLHRLSTEPRRLFARYLKDAWTFPGLVCREMIGRRTDSH, encoded by the coding sequence ATGATTAATACGCAGGTCAGTATGTTCGGATGTCGGATCGATGCACTGCGCATGCCACAGGCAGTCGAACGCGTGTTCGAGTGGATCACGGCCGCCTCGGGCCAATGCCGCTACGTCGTCACTCCCAACGTCGACCACGTCGTGCAACTTCAGCACGATGAAAGATTGCGCCGCGCCTACGACGATGCATCGCTTGTAATTGCCGATGGCATGCCGGTCGTCTGGGCGAGCCGTCTGTTGCGTCGCCCTTTGCCCGAGCGCATCACGGGAGCGGATCTCGTGCCGGCCTTGTTCAGTGCCGCGCCAACGGACAGTCGGCTCAAGGTGTACTTGCTGGGTGCCGGGCCAGGCGTGGCGGATCGCGCCGCTACCAAGATCGTCAGCCGCTGGCCGGCCGTGGAAATTTGTGGCTCGTACAGTCCTCCCTTTGGCTTTGAGAAGGACCCCGCCGAGAACGAAGCGATCCTCGCGCGCATCTCAGCGGCACGTCCTGACGTGCTTGTCGTCGGACTTGGTGCCCCGAAGCAAGAGCTGTGGGTTCACGCCCATCAGCACAAGATCGACGCCTCGGTCGCACTTTGCGTGGGCGCCACGATTGATTTCCTGGCTGCTGAGAAAAAAAGAGCCCCACTATGGATGCGCCGTACCGGGCTCGAATGGCTGCACCGCCTGAGCACAGAGCCGCGCCGACTGTTTGCCCGCTATTTGAAAGACGCCTGGACGTTTCCGGGGCTCGTCTGCCGCGAAATGATTGGTCGTCGCACCGACAGCCACTGA
- a CDS encoding GGDEF domain-containing protein, with amino-acid sequence MSSSSTSYETPSAPRSRRTARDNGRPASDSPRYLRHNKKPALDQLTRAAAETALDMSADAVFFFTAHLRIVAANSTAIAATGYRHDQLQTMSMDDLLVDDAIGSEQDQLHAAFERLHDGNTGQTVATTTLRTQSGVATSVEILLRAVANHDDLLYVALVRSRKDDRCADQIDNPCDYLTSLPTRAVWDRRLRHAEYKARECGAKYAVLFIDVDQFKGINDQNGHRAGDRVLQIVADRLRACVRPTDVVARYGGDEFVVLVENVCVESEVDQIANRIRTELDLSIDFDGMCLSMAASVGVAIARPQSNAQDLVDEADQAMYRAKAAKRRSA; translated from the coding sequence ATGAGTTCCAGTTCGACATCCTACGAAACGCCCTCGGCCCCCCGTTCGCGCCGCACTGCGCGCGACAATGGCCGGCCTGCGTCGGACTCCCCGCGGTATCTTCGTCACAATAAAAAACCGGCTCTGGACCAATTGACCCGCGCCGCCGCCGAAACGGCGCTCGACATGTCAGCCGATGCGGTGTTCTTTTTTACTGCCCATTTGCGCATCGTGGCGGCCAACTCGACCGCGATCGCCGCCACCGGCTACCGGCACGATCAGCTGCAAACCATGAGCATGGACGATCTGTTGGTCGATGATGCGATTGGCAGCGAACAGGACCAGCTTCATGCCGCGTTCGAGCGATTACACGATGGGAATACAGGACAGACCGTGGCGACAACAACGTTAAGGACTCAGAGCGGCGTGGCGACCTCGGTAGAAATCCTCCTGCGCGCCGTCGCAAATCATGATGACCTGCTGTACGTCGCACTCGTTCGAAGCCGCAAGGATGACCGCTGCGCTGACCAGATCGACAATCCATGCGATTATCTAACCTCGCTGCCGACCCGAGCGGTGTGGGATCGCCGGCTGCGTCACGCCGAGTACAAGGCCCGTGAATGTGGCGCGAAATACGCCGTATTGTTTATCGACGTCGATCAATTCAAGGGCATCAACGACCAAAACGGCCATCGTGCCGGCGACCGTGTGCTGCAAATTGTCGCCGACCGCCTACGGGCATGCGTCCGCCCCACGGACGTCGTCGCGCGGTACGGCGGAGACGAATTCGTGGTTCTGGTCGAGAATGTCTGCGTCGAATCCGAAGTGGATCAGATCGCCAATCGGATTCGCACCGAGCTCGATCTTTCGATCGATTTCGACGGCATGTGCCTGTCGATGGCTGCCAGCGTCGGCGTCGCCATCGCCAGACCGCAATCAAACGCCCAAGACCTCGTCGACGAGGCCGACCAGGCCATGTATCGGGCCAAGGCGGCAAAGCGCCGCAGCGCCTGA
- a CDS encoding glycosyltransferase family 4 protein gives MPQKLKVLVVGQTPPPFGGQSIMIERFIRTELQDVTLLHARMGFSNHMNEVGRVRLYKVLHLFTLIAKIYFYRIFHGVRILYYPPAGPDRVPMYRDLAILLATRWLFAKTIFHFHAGGLSELYDRLPRWQRWLFRRAYYDADAAIRISELTPEDGKLLECQREFVVPNGIDDPNPLHSLPLTGIEVTESRPLRILFVGILRESKGLLVLVEACGLLAARGVPFRLEVMGQPHTEEFVALVRRRIDELQIRDQVNFLGVLTGDQKFAAYARADVFCMPSFFNCETFGIVFLEAMAFGLPVVATRWRGIPSIVDEDETGFLVDIHDSESVADRLTRLAVDDELWHRMSLAARRKFEREYTWPRHAARMRQALLATAGIAVRVEPTSTPVFSIPADQRARYVPPHYRSHGREAEQHSEPVRREPQLNGKP, from the coding sequence ATGCCGCAAAAACTAAAAGTCCTTGTAGTGGGTCAGACACCGCCCCCCTTCGGCGGCCAGTCGATCATGATCGAACGATTCATTCGGACCGAACTGCAGGACGTGACGCTCTTGCACGCGCGCATGGGATTCTCGAATCACATGAATGAAGTGGGCCGCGTGCGGCTCTACAAGGTGCTACACCTCTTCACCTTGATCGCGAAGATCTATTTTTATCGCATCTTCCATGGGGTGCGCATTCTGTACTATCCGCCGGCCGGCCCCGATCGCGTGCCGATGTATCGCGATCTTGCGATCCTGCTGGCGACGCGCTGGCTGTTCGCCAAGACGATCTTTCACTTCCATGCCGGCGGCCTGTCCGAGCTATACGATCGATTGCCGCGTTGGCAGCGCTGGTTATTCCGGCGTGCTTACTACGACGCCGACGCCGCGATCCGCATCTCGGAGCTGACGCCCGAAGACGGCAAACTGCTCGAGTGTCAGCGCGAGTTCGTAGTGCCTAACGGCATCGACGATCCCAATCCGTTGCACAGTCTGCCGCTGACGGGCATTGAAGTCACGGAAAGCCGGCCGTTGCGAATCCTGTTTGTCGGCATCCTGCGCGAGTCGAAGGGGCTATTGGTGCTGGTCGAGGCGTGCGGCCTGCTTGCGGCCCGCGGCGTGCCGTTCCGGCTCGAAGTGATGGGCCAGCCGCATACCGAGGAATTCGTGGCACTTGTGCGCCGTCGCATTGACGAGCTACAGATACGCGATCAGGTGAATTTCCTGGGAGTGCTGACCGGCGATCAAAAATTCGCGGCCTACGCCCGTGCTGATGTGTTTTGCATGCCGTCGTTTTTCAATTGCGAAACTTTCGGGATCGTGTTTCTGGAAGCCATGGCGTTCGGGTTGCCGGTGGTGGCCACCCGGTGGCGCGGCATTCCTTCGATTGTCGATGAAGACGAGACGGGATTCTTGGTCGACATTCATGATTCCGAAAGTGTTGCTGACCGGTTGACAAGACTGGCGGTGGACGACGAGCTCTGGCATCGCATGAGCCTTGCCGCGCGTCGCAAATTCGAGCGCGAGTATACGTGGCCCCGCCACGCCGCCCGCATGCGGCAAGCCTTGCTGGCAACGGCTGGAATCGCCGTGCGCGTCGAACCCACCAGTACGCCCGTGTTCTCGATCCCTGCGGATCAGAGAGCGCGCTACGTGCCCCCCCATTATCGGTCTCACGGTCGCGAAGCCGAACAGCATTCCGAGCCGGTTCGCCGCGAGCCGCAATTGAACGGCAAGCCGTAA
- a CDS encoding beta-ketoacyl-ACP synthase III, translated as MATAFNFNGESPKWATLHSPHFAQPRSGFSPDSLVSLQLRAAIEGTGSYLPERVLDNAELERMVDTSDQWIIERTGIRERRIAAEHETTATMAVAAGKIACADAEIDPAELDLIILATITPDQFVPAASCVVQQALGAKRAAAFDLGAACTGFLYASTVATGMIASGMYERMLVIGSETMSRVTDYSDRNTCILFGDGAGAAVFVPRRDGTGILYSKVYADGQHAELLQIPAGGSKLPASATTVAARQHYLHVAGKQVFKFATNIFVQLVEETLAACELTYDDVAIVIPHQVNERIIDAAMCRLGMPVEKCFVNIERYGNTSAASVPIALDEACRQGRLGPGDTAILLAFGSGLTWGATVAKM; from the coding sequence ATGGCGACCGCGTTCAATTTCAATGGTGAGAGCCCCAAGTGGGCTACGTTGCATTCCCCGCATTTCGCCCAACCGCGATCCGGATTTAGCCCGGATTCGCTGGTGAGCTTGCAGCTTCGCGCGGCTATCGAAGGCACCGGCAGCTATCTGCCTGAGCGAGTGCTCGACAATGCCGAACTAGAGCGCATGGTCGACACGAGCGATCAGTGGATCATCGAGCGAACGGGAATTCGCGAACGACGGATCGCAGCAGAGCACGAAACAACGGCCACGATGGCAGTCGCTGCCGGTAAGATTGCCTGTGCCGATGCCGAGATCGATCCCGCCGAACTTGATCTGATCATTCTGGCCACGATAACTCCCGATCAGTTCGTGCCCGCGGCGTCCTGCGTCGTTCAACAAGCTCTGGGGGCAAAACGGGCCGCGGCGTTCGATCTGGGAGCGGCCTGTACAGGCTTTCTGTACGCTTCGACGGTGGCCACCGGCATGATTGCCTCGGGAATGTACGAGCGCATGCTGGTGATTGGCTCGGAGACGATGTCCCGCGTCACGGACTATAGCGATAGAAATACATGCATCTTGTTTGGCGACGGAGCCGGGGCCGCGGTGTTTGTCCCGCGACGCGACGGCACAGGAATTCTTTACTCGAAGGTCTATGCCGACGGGCAACATGCCGAATTGCTGCAAATTCCTGCTGGCGGAAGCAAGCTGCCGGCATCGGCAACGACGGTGGCCGCACGGCAACACTATTTGCACGTGGCCGGAAAGCAAGTGTTCAAGTTCGCCACCAACATCTTTGTGCAACTCGTCGAAGAAACGCTGGCTGCATGCGAGCTGACCTACGATGATGTGGCTATCGTCATACCGCACCAGGTCAACGAGCGGATCATCGACGCGGCCATGTGCCGGCTGGGAATGCCCGTCGAAAAGTGTTTCGTCAACATCGAACGCTACGGCAATACTTCTGCCGCGAGTGTGCCGATCGCCTTGGACGAAGCCTGCCGGCAAGGCCGGCTGGGCCCCGGCGATACGGCCATACTACTGGCCTTCGGATCGGGCCTGACATGGGGCGCTACGGTAGCCAAAATGTGA
- a CDS encoding O-antigen ligase family protein, with protein MHSIALTIPSTQSTQPRALPISGRALLALVTLVIVGVYAMPIQQNWMVSAQDHYATSVDDMEAAAVSGNLTRQASFLLLGLLGIVGMMMSERSNLRISGWLGILCIAYVVWCGASVAWATEPSISVRRIAVMLCEALAAVAFARHVTPKQMVAITLACTLSWLGVGLLAELSLGNFHPTDGEYRFSGIFHPNEMGVQCSILIMAAVYLLPLVRPFQRPAIVAAIGVGTIFLLLTGSRTAIAVTVLCLTAGWLSVALAHRRYMRIVAFTWLVALMGLVFQSKLMSLLENTTAIGRADSDVASLTGRIPLWDELGTFIAERPWIGHGYGAFWTPDHIRAVSDRLTWSISSAHSSYVELALSVGYIGAVFCVLGFLVALGRSLQFESRAPRQGYAFIAMLLTCTLVSGLTETTFGIAGARPFFAMCAIALLTAKEGERPSDIDEEVDAEQRPSFLGSDVTDLTPALMES; from the coding sequence ATGCATTCCATCGCCCTCACGATCCCCTCTACTCAGTCGACGCAACCGCGCGCCCTGCCCATTTCGGGACGTGCTCTGCTGGCGCTGGTGACGCTGGTGATTGTGGGGGTGTACGCCATGCCGATTCAGCAAAACTGGATGGTGTCCGCTCAGGATCACTACGCCACATCGGTCGACGACATGGAGGCCGCGGCTGTATCGGGCAACCTGACACGTCAAGCTTCGTTCCTGTTGCTGGGGTTGCTTGGCATCGTCGGCATGATGATGTCGGAACGCTCCAACCTGCGCATTAGCGGATGGCTTGGGATCCTCTGCATCGCTTACGTCGTATGGTGCGGCGCGAGCGTCGCATGGGCGACCGAGCCGTCCATCTCTGTTCGTCGTATTGCCGTAATGCTGTGCGAAGCGCTCGCCGCCGTCGCTTTTGCCCGACATGTCACTCCCAAGCAGATGGTGGCGATTACGCTGGCTTGCACGTTGAGCTGGCTCGGCGTGGGTTTGCTGGCGGAACTGTCTTTGGGAAACTTCCACCCTACCGACGGTGAATATCGCTTTTCGGGAATTTTTCATCCCAACGAGATGGGTGTTCAGTGCTCGATATTAATCATGGCCGCCGTTTACCTGCTGCCACTGGTGCGCCCGTTCCAACGACCCGCGATCGTCGCTGCCATTGGCGTCGGCACGATCTTTCTGCTCCTGACCGGATCACGGACGGCCATAGCGGTCACAGTTCTCTGCTTGACCGCGGGCTGGTTGAGCGTGGCGCTGGCCCATCGCCGCTACATGCGCATCGTAGCCTTCACATGGCTGGTGGCTCTAATGGGTTTGGTATTCCAGAGCAAGCTGATGAGCCTGCTGGAAAATACCACGGCCATCGGGCGGGCGGACAGCGACGTCGCCTCTTTGACCGGTCGCATCCCGTTATGGGATGAGCTCGGCACCTTCATTGCCGAAAGACCCTGGATTGGACACGGCTACGGCGCTTTTTGGACCCCCGACCATATTCGGGCAGTATCCGACCGGCTCACCTGGTCGATCTCTAGCGCGCACTCGTCTTATGTCGAACTGGCGTTGAGCGTCGGCTACATCGGCGCCGTGTTCTGTGTGCTGGGATTCCTTGTGGCGCTAGGACGCTCGCTGCAGTTCGAATCGCGGGCGCCGCGTCAGGGCTACGCCTTCATCGCCATGCTGCTGACGTGTACCCTCGTTAGCGGGCTGACGGAAACGACATTCGGCATTGCCGGAGCCCGGCCCTTCTTTGCCATGTGCGCCATCGCCCTGCTGACGGCAAAGGAAGGCGAGAGGCCGTCCGATATCGACGAGGAAGTCGACGCAGAGCAACGTCCGTCGTTTCTCGGCAGCGATGTGACCGATCTAACACCGGCGTTGATGGAGAGCTAA